The following proteins are co-located in the Mycolicibacterium goodii genome:
- a CDS encoding ATP-dependent DNA ligase has product MDLPVLPPVSPMLSKSVDEIPPGMSYEPKWDGFRSILFRDGAEVELGSRKERPMTRYFPELVAAALTELPHRCVIDGEIVLPTDHRLDFEALQLRLHPAASRVAMLAAQTPAAFIAFDLLALGDDDYTARPFTGRRAALEAALAGAGRTFHLTPATTDLPTAQRWFHEFEGAGLDGVIAKPLDLTYQPDKRVMFKVKHQRTADCVVAGYRLHKSGADAVGSLLLGLYDDAGELASVGVIGAFPMATRRTLFTELQPLVTDFDTHPWNWAAQAAADPELARRYGGGSRWNAGKDLSFVPLRPQRVVEVRYDHMEGRRFRHTAQFNRWRPDRDARSCTFAQLDTPTVFDLGDIVPGLAEPQ; this is encoded by the coding sequence ATGGACCTGCCCGTGCTGCCACCGGTATCGCCGATGCTGTCGAAATCCGTCGACGAGATCCCGCCCGGAATGTCGTATGAACCCAAGTGGGACGGCTTCCGGTCGATCCTGTTCCGCGACGGCGCCGAGGTGGAACTCGGCAGCCGCAAGGAACGGCCGATGACCCGGTATTTCCCCGAACTCGTCGCCGCCGCGCTCACCGAACTGCCGCACCGCTGCGTGATCGACGGGGAGATCGTGCTACCGACGGACCACCGCCTCGACTTCGAGGCGCTGCAGCTGCGCCTGCACCCGGCCGCGAGCCGGGTGGCGATGCTCGCCGCTCAGACGCCTGCGGCGTTCATCGCGTTCGATCTGCTGGCGCTCGGCGACGACGACTACACCGCCAGGCCGTTCACCGGGCGTCGCGCCGCGCTCGAGGCGGCCCTCGCGGGCGCCGGGCGGACGTTTCACCTCACACCGGCCACCACCGATCTGCCGACCGCGCAGCGCTGGTTCCACGAGTTCGAAGGCGCGGGTCTCGACGGGGTCATCGCCAAGCCCCTCGACCTGACCTATCAGCCGGACAAACGCGTGATGTTCAAGGTCAAGCACCAACGCACCGCGGATTGCGTGGTCGCGGGCTATCGGCTGCACAAGTCCGGCGCCGACGCGGTGGGTTCGCTGCTGCTGGGCCTCTACGACGACGCCGGCGAGCTCGCCTCCGTCGGCGTCATCGGCGCGTTCCCGATGGCGACGCGGCGGACGCTGTTCACCGAACTGCAGCCGCTGGTCACCGATTTCGACACCCACCCGTGGAACTGGGCCGCGCAGGCCGCCGCCGACCCGGAACTGGCGCGCCGCTACGGGGGCGGGTCACGGTGGAACGCGGGCAAGGACCTGTCATTTGTCCCGCTGCGCCCGCAACGGGTGGTCGAGGTGCGCTACGACCACATGGAGGGCCGCCGGTTCCGCCACACCGCCCAGTTCAACCGCTGGCGCCCGGACCGCGACGCGCGCTCGTGCACGTTCGCCCAACTCGACACCCCCACGGTCTTCGACCTCGGCGACATCGTGCCCGGGCTAGCCGAACCGCAGTGA